The Martelella endophytica genome contains the following window.
GCCGGTATCATCTCTTTGCCTTTTGCAGGTGAGCCACTAAATTGGCATCCATGAATCAGGGCCACGACGACATTCCGTTTTTCGACGACGACGAACCGACGCCGCGCCAGCCGGCAGCCTCGGCCGCCGGCTCCATTGCTGCGCGTGCCATGGCGGCCCGGCGGGCGCCGGAAGCGCCGGACTATCTGATCGGGCTGAACCCCGAACAGCGCGACGCCGTGGAGACGACCGAAGGCCCGCTGCTGGTGCTGGCAGGAGCCGGAACCGGCAAGACGCGGGTGCTGACCACCCGCATTGCCCATATCCTCGCCTCCGGTCGCGCCTATCCGAGCCAGATCCTCGCCGTCACCTTCACCAACAAGGCAGCGCGTGAGATGAAGGAGCGCATCGGCGTGCTTGTCGGCGGCGCCGTCGAGGGCATGCCGTGGCTCGGCACCTTCCACTCCATCGGCGTGAAGCTTCTGCGCCGCCATGCCGAGCTTGCCGGCCTGAGGTCGGATTTTACCATCCTCGACACCGACGACGTGATCCGCCTCATCAAGCAGCTCATCCAGGCCGAAGAGCTTGATGACAAGCGTTGGCCGGCGCGGCAGTTTGCCTCGATGATCGACGGCTGGAAGAACAAGGGGCTGACGCCCGAGCTGATCCCGGAAGGCGACGCCCGCGCTTTCGCCAATGGCCGCGGTCGGCAGCTCTATCAGGCCTATCAGGACCGGCTGAAGACGCTCAACGCCTGCGATTTCGGCGACCTGCTGCTGCATCCGATCCGGCTGTTTCGCGAAAATCCGGACGTGCTCAAGGAATACCATCGCCGCTTCCGCTACATTCTGGTGGACGAGTATCAGGACACCAACACCGCGCAGTACATGTGGCTGAGGCTTCTCGCCCAGCGTCCCGCCGGCGAGACCGTCAATCTTTGCTGCGTCGGCGACGACGACCAGTCTATCTATGGCTGGCGTGGCGCCGAGGTCGACAACATCCTGCGCTTCGAGAAGGATTTTGCCGGCGCCAAGGTGATCCGGCTTGAGCGCAACTACCGCTCGACAGCCCATATTTTGGGTGCTGCCGGCAACCTGATCGCCCATAATGACGGCCGCCTCGGCAAGACACTGTTTACCGACCGCTCCGACCCCGAAGACGACAAGGTTCAGGTCCACGCCTCCTGGGATTCCGAAGAGGAAGCCCGTGCGATCGGCGAGGAGATCGAGCAGTATCAGAAGAAGGGCGAAGCGCTGAACGACATGGCGATCCTCGTGCGTGCCTCTTTCCAGATGCGCGAATTCGAGGACCGGTTCGTCACCCTCGGCCTCAATTACCGCGTCATCGGCGGCCCGCGCTTTTATGAGCGCCTGGAGATCCGCGACGCCATGACCTTCTTCCGGCTCACCTGCCAGCCGGCCGACGACCTGGCGCTGGAGCGCATCATCAACACCCCGAAACGCGGGCTCGGTGATCAAAGCGTGCGCAAGATCCACGACTATGCGCGCTCCCGCAACATTCCGATGCTCGCCGCCGCCCGCGAGATGATCGACACCGACGAGTTGAAGCCGAAACCGCGCAAGGCGCTGTTCGACGTCGTGACCCAGTTCACCCGCTGGCAGGAACTGCTGGAGACCACGCCGCACACCGAACTTGCCGAGCAGATCCTCGACGAGAGCGGCTATACCGAGATGTGGCAGAACGACCGTTCTGCCGAGGCCCCCGGCCGGCTCGAAAACCTCAAGGAGCTGATCCGCTCCATGGAGGGGTTCGAAAGCATGCGCGGCTTCCTCGAACACGTCTCGCTGGTCATGGATGCCGACCAGAACGAGGACATGGATGCCGTCTCGATCATGACGCTGCATTCGGCCAAGGGACTGGAGTTCAAGACCGTGTTCCTGCCGGGCTGGGAGGAAGGCCTCTTCCCGCATCAGCGGGCACTTGATGAATCCGGCCGCGCCGGGCTGGAGGAGGAACGCCGCCTCGCCTATGTCGGCATCACCCGCGCCAAGCGGAACTGCCACATCTGGTTCGTCTCCAACCGCCGCATTCACGGGCTCTGGCAATCGACCATGCCGTCGCGCTTCCTGGATGAATTGCCGGAGGCGCATGTCGAAGTGGGCGAGACGGAGGTCTCCTATGGAGGCTACGGCCAGTCGCGCTTCGATCGCGCCGAGCCGTTTTCCAACACCTATGCCACGCCGGGCTGGAAACGGGCCCAGCAGAACAGCAACGACGCCACCCGCGACAACTGGGGCAGCCGCTCCGGCCACGCGGTCGAGCGCATCGGCTATGGCGAGAGCGGACCGCGCGGACGCACGATCGAGGGCGAGCTTGTGGCGCGCAGCACCGAGGAAACGCCATCCCGCTTTTCCATCGGCGACCGCGTCTTCCACATGAAGTTCGGCAACGGCAATATCGTGGAGATAGAGGGCAACAAGCTTACTATCGACTTCGACAAGGCCGGGCGGAAAAGAGTCCTCGACGGCTTCGTACAGCCTGTGTGAGCGCGCTGTTTGACGCGTTCAAATGAACAGGCAACGGCAGCGGAAAACCTTCGTTCGCGCAAAGTCTCATTCAGATCGCCACCGTATTGTTCCTACTTAATGGAACGATGACAATGTTAGTAACTTCTTGAAAATTTTCCCATGCTATCCGTTTGGTGATGATCGCGCTGTCTTCGATATCTCATCGACGTTCAGCTCGCGTTCACGGTGCGCAACAATAAATTACACCTAGATCTAGCAAAGATCATACTTCTTGAACGGGGCACATCACGAAATGCGAATGCCGGGGCAGACACTGGGGAACTGTGCGAAACTGGCTTTTGCATTCTGCCTTTTCATTGTTCTGTTTACCGACCCGGCCTCTTCGCAGACCGACAGGAAAGCCTTTCCCCTGCCCGCCCTGTTCGAAAAAAGCCCGGTCGCGATGCTCGTGGTCGACCCCGGCAACGGACGCATCCTCGCGACCAATCCTGCGGCCCAGGCGCTCTATGGCTGGGACGCCAAGGCCTTCAGTCAGCTCTATATCTTCGATCTCAACCAGATGTCGCGCGAGCGGATCAACGACTATATCGAGCAGGTCATTTCAGATCAGAAACATGATTTCGTCGTGCCCCACCGTTTCGCCGACGGTTCCGTTCATGCCGTCAGGCTGTTGTCCTGGGCCACCGACTTCGACAATCGGCGCGCCCTTCTTTCGCTAGTCACCGAAGATGGGTCCCAGCCGGAAGCGGGCAAGCCGGCGGCGACCTATTCCAAAAACCTCGAGGATGCGGTGCGCGCCAAGTCGGCCGAGCTCGACCAGAGCTACAGCCTGCTGACACTCACCCTGAGCGTCGCGATCGCCGTCCTCGCGGCGATTGTCGTGCTGCTGGTGATCTTCGTTCTGCGCCGGCGGCATCTCGTGCGGGAACTCGCGCGCCAGCACCTGCTGCTGCGCGTCGTCATCGACGCCATACCGGACCAGATCTACTTCAAGCGGTCCGACGGCCGGCTTGCCGCCTGCAACCAGGCGGCCGCGGAGTTTGTCGGCAAGCCCGCCGAAATGATCATCGGCAAAACCGACGTCGAGATATTCGGAAACAGTAATGACGCCCTCTTGAAGCAGCAGGTGTTTTCCGAGATCGACAACGAGGAAGAATTCGTCAGTCAGGGCGAAGTCGCCAGTCCCACCGGCCGGAAATATGCGCTGGAAATGATCAAGGCGCCGGTGATCGACGCTGGCGGCGAGCGCCTCGGCACGGTCAATGTCTGGCGCGACATTTCCGAACGGCGGCAGATCGAGGCCCGGATTGAATCGCTCGCCTTCTACGACCCGCTGACCAAGCTCGCCAACCGCGCCAAGGCACACGACGTGCTGATCGGCTTCCTCGCCTCGCATCGCCAGCAAAATCAGTATCTGGCGCTGGTCATCTTTGATGTCGACAATTTCGCTGCCGTCAACTCGATCTTCGGCCACAATGTCGGCGACGGCCTTCTGCGCATCATCGGTACCCGGCTCAAAGACAATATCGGGGCCGGCAGCTTTGCGGCACGGCTTTCGAGCGATGAATTCCTGGTACTGCTCTCCGGCCTGGGCACCGATCCGGAGACCGCCCGCGAAAGGGCGCAGGCGAAACTCGAAGCGCTGATTGAGGCGCTTTCGCAGTTGGCGGTGATCAACACCAGCCACATCACGCCGAGCACCTGCGCCGGCGCCGTCATGGTCGGCGACGATGCGATGGGCGCGGAGGAAGTCCTGCGCCGAGCCGACCTCGCCATGCATGCCGCCAAGCGCAGGGGCCGTGGACAGCTCTCCTGGTTCGACAACAACATGGATGACGATCTCGTCGAGCGCTTCGATCTCGAAACCGCGCTCGGCCAGGCGCTTGCCAATGACGGCTTCCGCCTCTACCTCCAGCCCAAGGTCTATCTGAATACCTCGGAGCGCCATTTCGAGGTGCTACTCAGGCTGCAGCATCACGAACGCGGCACGATCAGCCCCGGCGGGTTCATCGACGTTGCCGAAAGCACCGGCATGATCGTCCCCATCGGCGCCTGGGTGCTGGAGGAAGCGGCGCAGCTCCTGTGCAAGCATCCAAATGTTCACCTCTCGGTCAATGTCTCGGTGCAGCAGCTCCTACAGGTCGAGTTCGTCGACGGACTAGCGGAGCTGCTGCAACGCTATCCCTTCGATCCCTCGCATCTGACGCTGGAAATGACCGAAAGCCTGATGATCGCGAATTTCGAGCTGGCATTGTCGCAGCTCCGGAAAATCCGTGCGCTCCGGGTGCGGCTGTCGATCGATGACTTCGGGACGGGCTATTCGGCGCTCGTCTATCTCAAGCAGCTGCCGATCGACGAGCTGAAGATCGACCAGACCTTCATTGCCGGCCTGCCAGACGAGAGCAATGACAGCTCGCTCGTCGAGCTCATCATCGCCACCGCCCATCACCTCGGCCTTTCGATCGTCGCCGAGGGCGTGGAAACGCCAGAGCAGGAGGCATGGCTGCGCGAGCGCGGTTGCGAATGCCTGCAGGGCTATCTTTTCGACGAGCCGCGCCCGGTCGCCTTCTATCTGTCCTGACGCCATTTCCACCCTTCACAAGCGCCGGTCCGCCGTGGCAATTTGCCGGTGACGCGAATGGAGATGTGTGATGAAGGCGCTGCTGCTTGTCGATATCCAGAACGGTTTCTGCCCGGGCGGCAATCTCGCCGTCGCAGAGGGTGATGCGGTGGTGCCGGTCGCCAACACGCTGATCGAGCGCGGCGGCTATGGCTTCGTCGTCGCCTCGCAGGACTGGCATCCCCCGGGGCATGGTTCCTTCGCCTCCTCTCATCCGGGCAAGGCGCCGTTCGAAGTGGGAGAGCTCGCCGGCAAGCCACAGATGATGTGGCCGGACCATTGCGTGCAGGGCACGGAAGACGCCGCCTTTCATCCCGACCTCAACGTCAGCGCCATCGACTATGTCCAGCGCAAGGGCGAAGACCCAGCCGTCGATTCCTATTCCGCCTTCCGCGACAACGACAAGAATGCCGTTACCGGCCTTGACGCAGTGCTGAAGGAAAAGAACGTGACGGTGCTCGATATCGTCGGGCTGGCGACGGATTATTGCGTCCGCTTTTCAGCGCTCGATGCCCGCGCCATGCTGCCGCACGCAACCGTCCGGCTGGTCACCGATGGTTGCCGCGGGATCACCGAAGAGGGCGTGACGGAAGCGCTTGCCGAAATGCGCGACGCCGGCGTCGAAATCATCAGCCTCGACGAGGCGCTTCACGACCACCGCTAACACCTGTCGCTAACAGGCCACCGAACACGTTCACCAGCATCAGACGGCTTCGTCGGGGTGCGGGAGGTTCCAGGTGCCAAGGCGCATGAGGTCGGCAGCGATCACCTTTCGGGGGGGCGGATCGGCCTTTTCTGCCTGCTTCTCCGCTTTGCCTTCCTTCATCTGCCGCCGCAGAGCGTCAAAGGCGGCGCGTGCCAACGCCTCTTCATCCTGACGCACGACGATGACGGGGTTGGGCAACAGCTCAAGAAAGCCGTCATAGTCGAAAGTGCCGACGATCAGATCGGCGGGCACGTTTCCCCTTTCGCGCTTGAGACGGCGCAGTGCGCCTTCAAGCACCAGCAGCGATGAACAGAGGATGGCCGGCGGCAGGTTGTCGGCGGCGAGCAGGCCTTCCATCATGCTTTCGCCGGCGGCGACGCTGTCGTGGCGCGCGGTCAGAACCCGCAGCTTGCGCTCGTCGATGCCGCTTGCCTTTCCCGCACCATAGAAGCCGGTCACACGGGCGCCGATGCTCGGATTGTCGGGATGGCCGCAGAGAAAGGCGATATCCTCA
Protein-coding sequences here:
- a CDS encoding ATP-dependent helicase, whose amino-acid sequence is MNQGHDDIPFFDDDEPTPRQPAASAAGSIAARAMAARRAPEAPDYLIGLNPEQRDAVETTEGPLLVLAGAGTGKTRVLTTRIAHILASGRAYPSQILAVTFTNKAAREMKERIGVLVGGAVEGMPWLGTFHSIGVKLLRRHAELAGLRSDFTILDTDDVIRLIKQLIQAEELDDKRWPARQFASMIDGWKNKGLTPELIPEGDARAFANGRGRQLYQAYQDRLKTLNACDFGDLLLHPIRLFRENPDVLKEYHRRFRYILVDEYQDTNTAQYMWLRLLAQRPAGETVNLCCVGDDDQSIYGWRGAEVDNILRFEKDFAGAKVIRLERNYRSTAHILGAAGNLIAHNDGRLGKTLFTDRSDPEDDKVQVHASWDSEEEARAIGEEIEQYQKKGEALNDMAILVRASFQMREFEDRFVTLGLNYRVIGGPRFYERLEIRDAMTFFRLTCQPADDLALERIINTPKRGLGDQSVRKIHDYARSRNIPMLAAAREMIDTDELKPKPRKALFDVVTQFTRWQELLETTPHTELAEQILDESGYTEMWQNDRSAEAPGRLENLKELIRSMEGFESMRGFLEHVSLVMDADQNEDMDAVSIMTLHSAKGLEFKTVFLPGWEEGLFPHQRALDESGRAGLEEERRLAYVGITRAKRNCHIWFVSNRRIHGLWQSTMPSRFLDELPEAHVEVGETEVSYGGYGQSRFDRAEPFSNTYATPGWKRAQQNSNDATRDNWGSRSGHAVERIGYGESGPRGRTIEGELVARSTEETPSRFSIGDRVFHMKFGNGNIVEIEGNKLTIDFDKAGRKRVLDGFVQPV
- the pncA gene encoding bifunctional nicotinamidase/pyrazinamidase, whose translation is MKALLLVDIQNGFCPGGNLAVAEGDAVVPVANTLIERGGYGFVVASQDWHPPGHGSFASSHPGKAPFEVGELAGKPQMMWPDHCVQGTEDAAFHPDLNVSAIDYVQRKGEDPAVDSYSAFRDNDKNAVTGLDAVLKEKNVTVLDIVGLATDYCVRFSALDARAMLPHATVRLVTDGCRGITEEGVTEALAEMRDAGVEIISLDEALHDHR
- a CDS encoding sensor domain-containing protein; translated protein: MPGQTLGNCAKLAFAFCLFIVLFTDPASSQTDRKAFPLPALFEKSPVAMLVVDPGNGRILATNPAAQALYGWDAKAFSQLYIFDLNQMSRERINDYIEQVISDQKHDFVVPHRFADGSVHAVRLLSWATDFDNRRALLSLVTEDGSQPEAGKPAATYSKNLEDAVRAKSAELDQSYSLLTLTLSVAIAVLAAIVVLLVIFVLRRRHLVRELARQHLLLRVVIDAIPDQIYFKRSDGRLAACNQAAAEFVGKPAEMIIGKTDVEIFGNSNDALLKQQVFSEIDNEEEFVSQGEVASPTGRKYALEMIKAPVIDAGGERLGTVNVWRDISERRQIEARIESLAFYDPLTKLANRAKAHDVLIGFLASHRQQNQYLALVIFDVDNFAAVNSIFGHNVGDGLLRIIGTRLKDNIGAGSFAARLSSDEFLVLLSGLGTDPETARERAQAKLEALIEALSQLAVINTSHITPSTCAGAVMVGDDAMGAEEVLRRADLAMHAAKRRGRGQLSWFDNNMDDDLVERFDLETALGQALANDGFRLYLQPKVYLNTSERHFEVLLRLQHHERGTISPGGFIDVAESTGMIVPIGAWVLEEAAQLLCKHPNVHLSVNVSVQQLLQVEFVDGLAELLQRYPFDPSHLTLEMTESLMIANFELALSQLRKIRALRVRLSIDDFGTGYSALVYLKQLPIDELKIDQTFIAGLPDESNDSSLVELIIATAHHLGLSIVAEGVETPEQEAWLRERGCECLQGYLFDEPRPVAFYLS